In Gadus macrocephalus chromosome 4, ASM3116895v1, the following proteins share a genomic window:
- the LOC132455272 gene encoding uncharacterized protein LOC132455272 has product MESGLVPTLLGSATNLGQASPSIGNIQVFLSRDVACHTDHLETNTVATRLSLKTFRPHFTSKEDCDAFRDRSTQRGATSESLGVDAPGSSHMSSHGGELKILSVYGKGEGPLAVGGHDTLFTASEVEALNSLSADHSAAKSLERGERLVCHEELSVQQTPDTISIKVEEDIGGGMPAVG; this is encoded by the exons ATGGAGTCCGGATTAGTACCAACACTCCTCGGCTCAGCAACAAATCTCGGACAA GCCAGCCCATCAATTGGTAACATTCAGGTGTttctctcaagggatgttgcctgccatACAGACCACCTGGAAACAAATACTGTAGCCACACGGCTATCCTTAAAGACTTTCCGGCCCCACTTCACAAGTAAAG aagactgcgatgcctttcgagaccgtagcacgcagcgcggcgccacctctgagagtctgggtgtggacgcccctggctcctcccacatgtccagtcacggtggggagctgaagatcctgagcgtctacggtaaaggggagggcccactggcggttggcggccatgacaccctcttcaccgcgtcggaagtggaggccctgaactcgctgtctgcggaccacagcgcggccaagagcctggagcgcggcgagcggctggtctgccacgaggagctgagtgtgcag cagaccccggacaccatttcaatcaaggttgaagaggatattggtggaggcatgcccgctgtaggttag
- the LOC132455246 gene encoding zinc finger protein 664-like produces the protein MPAVENGNDIRDCSTQRGDTSENVGVDAPGSSHMSSHNGELRILSVYGKGEGPLAVDGHDTLFTTSEPEALSSLSVDCSVAKSLNCSVRLVRLEELTGHRGGRKGRPGVLCGKVFSNNANMVVHMRTKPREKPYGCDQCTKRFSGKVHLEIHMRTHTGEKPYKCDQCAKCFSQSGHLKRHLRTHTGEKPYKCDQCMKLFSLKCHLKSHMWTHTGEKPYKCDQCMKLFISKSHLKSHMWTHTGEKPCKCDQCTKLFIRKDQLKIHMRTHTGEKPFKCDQCAKRFRQIGSLQRHMRTHTGEKPYKCDQCMKLFSLNCHLKIHMRIHTGEKPYRCDQCAMRFLTTSHLKTHMWTHTGEKPYKCDQCTKFFIRKDKLEIHMRTHTGEKPYKCDQCTKLFRQRGSLNRHMRTHTREKPYKCDQCAERFIYKACLKSHMKTHTGEKPDRSEQMHKALQSEKAPGGPHVLCILST, from the exons atgcccgctgtag aaaacggcaatgacatcagagactgtagcacgcagcgcggcgacACCTCGGAGAAtgtgggtgtggacgcccctggctcctcccacatgtccagtcacaacggggagctgcggatcctgagcgtctacggaaaaggggagggcccactggcggtggacggccatgacaccctcttcaccacgTCAGAACcggaggccttgagctcgctgtccgtggactgcagcgtggccaagagcctgaactgcagcgtgcggctcgtccgccttgaggagctgaccGGGCATCGgggcggccgcaagggccggcccggtgtcttgtgtggCAAGGTTTTTTCCAATAATGCCAATATGGTCGTTCACATGAGGACAAAACCCCGCGAGAAGCCGTacgggtgtgaccaatgcacgaagcgcttcagtggGAAAGTACACTTggagatccacatgaggactcacaccggagagaagccctacaagtgtgaccaatgcgcaaaGTGCTTCAGTCAAAGTGGACACCTGAAGAGACActtgaggactcacaccggcgagaaacCCTACAagtgcgaccaatgcatgaagctcTTCAGTCTGAAATGTCACTTGAAGAGCCACAtgtggactcacaccggggagaaaccCTACAagtgcgaccaatgcatgaagctcTTCATATCGAAATCGCACTTGAAGAGCCACAtgtggactcacaccggggagaagccctgcaagtgtgaccaatgtacGAAGCTCTTCATTCGGAAAGACcagctgaagatccacatgaggactcacaccggggagaagcccttcaagtgtgaccaatgcgcaaaGCGCTTCAGACAGATAGGCAGCCTGCAGagacacatgaggactcacaccggcgagaaacCCTACAagtgcgaccaatgcatgaagctcTTCAGTCTGAACTGTCActtgaagatccacatgaggattcacaccggggagaagccctacaggtgcgaCCAATGCGCAATGCGCTTCTTAACGACAAGCCACCTTAAGACCCACAtgtggactcacaccggggagaagccctacaagtgcgaCCAATGTACGAAGTTCTTCATTCGGAAAGACAAGCTggagatccacatgaggactcacaccggggagaagccttacaagtgtgaccaatgtacGAAGCTcttcagacagagaggcagcctGAACagacacatgaggactcacacccgcgagaagccctacaagtgtgaccaatgcgcagAGCGCTTCATTTATAAAGCCtgcctgaagagccacatgaagactcacaccGGAGAGAAGCCCGACAGGTCTGAACAAATGCACAAAGCTCTTCAGTCAGAAAAGGCACCTGGAGGACCACATGTGTTATGTATTTTAAGCAcgtaa